The sequence caactgtgaggcggacgtgctacccagtgcgccaccgagccgcctgtacagttttttgttttctataaattaaaatcgtctgtgtttatttgttcTGTTTCAGTGCGTGGCCTTTCCTGACATTTCCCCCCAGGCGCCAACTCACATCCTGGTGGTCCCCAAAAAGCCAATCGTCCAGCTGTCAAAAGCGGAGGATGGTGATGCTGCAGTAAGGATGGATTAGATGCAGAGCATGTTATGACTTGATTGAATGCTTGTATTGTTGTTTGACTAGTGCCCTCACCcctttctctccctccctgGCAGCTTCTGGGCCACTTGCTGATCGTGGCCAAGAAGTGCGCCGAGCAGGCGGGCTTAGCCAAAGGCTACAGGATCGTCATCAACGATGGGCCTGACGGCGGCCAGTCGGTCTACCACATCCACATTCACGTCTTGGGGGGCCGTGTCATGAAGTGGCCCCCCGGCTGACACCTCCGCGCCACAATGTCTTTTCCTGTGGTTGAAGTGAATGTGCTTGTTTAACTGTGGTAATAAAATTGGTTGAGAGCACTCAAAACTCAGTCTTCTtgaaacatatattttttgtagcTGTACATACAACAGTTTTGGTGGTCTTCTACTAAAGATTATGCAAGTGACCTAGGGAGGaacccacccccccaaaaaaaactacaatgaGCAACATTTTCACAATCTAAAAGTCAAGCCAAACATTGAAGAGTGGATGTCTCTTGATTTATTGACAGTAAATTTGCAGTTtgaacaaatataaaatacataaaacatccacaaaatattaaaaaataaataaaaattggctttgttttctctttacaaacaaaataactgaTCAGACAACACTGAGACttggaaacaaatgaaaaccTACTGGTACCAAATAttaacttcaaatgttttacttaatctaaaaaaaaaaaaatagtatgtGCCCTGCCCTTGgttggcaaccggttcagggtgtcccacgcccgcgacccccgtgggtacaagcggtatagaaaatggatggatttgaaaGTAAAACCCTGgggcacaaaaaaataaaacaatttacaaAAGATTTCTTTCCCCAACATCTTTTGTTCTTCACTTTCAGCATCAGATCTCATTAGCCTAAGTACGACCATTGAACGTCAAGAGTTTTGAAGATGAAAAGCCATTGGGGAAGTGGTTTAAGACGTTTAGTGGATACACGCGGACAAAGCCGCAGGATTTTTGCTCGGCTCCTTGAGCACAACGTACATAACATGAAGCCACACGCTACAATCAGAAAAAGAGGGACGGAGCTGAGATGTTCAGCAGCTTCTTAAAGCGCAAAGTGACACAAATTAACAAAATGACTACAAAACAACATCAGTATTGAAATATTATAAAACAGCAAgttaatacatttttttttcctcctccaaaattgaaattgaaGTATAAAAAGTCTAATTGCAAATCATAGGACACGTCAAGTGCTGCTACAAGCTTCATGGCATCGCATCCAACAGGCCAAATCAAGATAAGGCAGCAAAGACATAAGTTAATGAGCTGAGCTGCACGTTAGAGTCATCAACTTTGGTAAGTGGCtattgttttggatttttatgGTAAAtagccacacacacaatatgtAACTAGTAGGATGACAAGTCTCAGTTTTTCACATGCTACTACTGGGCAAGTAAaaggtttatttatatattgacaaaaatgaaagactTATTGGGCGGACTGTCAAGTGTTGAATTGTGTATAAAACTGCATCGGTTGACTTGTGAAATAACGGGACCATTTCCAGTACAAAGTGTCTGTTTTTCAATGTCACATTAAGGCGGCAGCTGCTTTTAATactcaagtgcaaaaaaaggCTGTAAAATATGCATTCTGTTGGTCTGAGAAGTTTGATGGAGACTCTTGTTGGAGGGACGATGCTTTTAAGGCAAGACCTTAATGGCAAAGTGTTTGTTCACGTGCCGGATGAACTGCTCGTGTTCATTTGTGGCTCCATCgtatcattcattttttttaagttttcagTTGACAAtcaaaaaaataactaaaatgCCCTTTTGTCAgatcaaaaatacaaaaatggaaaaacctTCGTATTTAAACTGGCAGGTTTtctgtctgctttttttctttaatttacaggattttaacttttttttaaaaaaatgatcaggatCAAGTGGCAAATCTTAGTAAAActcaaacagatttttttattgcttttcgATTGCCAATTGTAACTTATTTAAACGAACAATAGCTGGACGATTTTGTCTCACTTCTGTACAAGGGCCTCCTTGCCGCTGGGCCGCATGCGAGTGAAAGGCAGCGCGCCGACAGAGGCTGAACCGAGACCTACGGAGCCGTCGGACGACGGAAGCCTGGCGGGCTCTCCGGACACCGGACGGATTTCGGGTAGCAGCTCTTTAGCCGGGAGATGCTGGGGACCCGCGCCGGCGGAGGACTGGGCCGCCGGTTTGGCAACCTGAGGCTTGGTGGGCGAGATGGGGCTGGCTGCCGCGTCCAACGTGCCGTCCGGGTCCAGCATCAGATTGATCACtgggacacacgcacacacaatgagTGTGAACTGGCTTATGACCAAGTGCAGGACATAATATTCGGTACGTGACATGCAACATTCATGTGGACATTTTCAACTTGAGTGAGCGCATAAAATGGACGCATGACAGCAAGAGGTGGCATGTTGTCAAGAGCATGTGAGAAGTCCAAGCGTGTTATTCACCTTCCAGCTGCTTCTCGACTCTTCTGAGCTCAAGTAACACGGAGGAGATCTCCTGCAAAATGAGCAATCACTCAAATACTGCACTCAGATAAGTTAAAAAAGTTGAAGATGCTCGAGTACCTTGTTGGAGGACGTCAAGAGCGGGATGTCGCTTTCGGATTTCAGTTTCCTGTCGATATCCTCCCAGTTCCTGTTCTGATCCTTAAACAATATCCTGGACAGTGACAGCAGCATCAAGATGAAATGGAATCGACCATGCTTCATGAATTTTAACAATAATGAGGGTATACTAACCGGATTTTTCCAGCGGTTTTATCAGTTGACTGTTTGATCTTGGTGGACAGCTGAGCGACTGAATGGATCAAAAGGCTGTCCAAAACTGCCTAGAAGGACAAAAGAATGCAATGCGTCAACGTGCCCAGCGTGTCTGCCTCATGGTGGCGCTGCATGCGTGCATGTGCTCACCTCCTCTCGGTTCCACGTGCGTCTCCTGAGCGCCCGAGGCTCGTGGCCATCGGGGGCCCGGGGGCGGAGCTCCACCGGCTTGCCGTTGATCTCCGGCGTCTTGGCGCCCTCAATGACGGGAGGGATCTTGCGGAATTTCAGGCTCTCGTCAAAAACGCGGTCGACGAGCTGGCAAAGTGAagaacagaaaacaaatttagatgaaaaaacaaaaaactgtaGATTAGtagacaaatacaaaaatgtgacCCATAAAAGGGCAAATCAAATTTCAAGTTGTGCGAAATGGTGTCAAAAGGTTTTTATACGTGAATGTGACGTGACAGGCACAGCATAGCAGGCAAAGCGAGAAGAAGAGCAAATGGAGCGGGCACCTGTCTCATGCTCTCCTGCAAGTCGGGCCGCGCCGGGCCTACCTCTTGGCGCGTGTCGACGGCTGAGCTCGGGGTGGTGGCGGCCGTGCTGGGCGGTGTGTCGGACGAGCTGACAGAATCGATCTTGCCCGCCACGTCGTGGATCTCGCGCGCCAAGGTGGCCAGGTCCTTAGCCAGGTCCTGGCTGATCCTGCGCACACATGGGAACAACCTGTTAACCATCAGACAAGGCGATTTAGAACATGACCAAAAACATGCGGCAGTCACATTTCAGTAGGGCTGAACAATTCATCCAATTCAAATCTACATCCCATCCTTCATTAGCCCTTTAATCTAGAACATCAAAATAGTTTTGTGTGATGCAGACTGATTCGTTGTTTTTTATGCGTGAAAAAAGTACATTGAAAGGTAACCTTGAAAAAAGTCCTAACATTTAATTGCAATAttgaaggaaataaaaataaagcaatgaGATTTCTCCAAATGGCTCAGCCCTACTTTTTGAGCATGATCGGAGTGACTCAATACCTGGCTATCTCCTCACTGTGCGCCGTCCAGTCTCTGATGTACTCGTCCTGCTCCTTCATGCGGTGTTTCAGCACCGCTGTGCCCACCCCGGGCAGCGTGCCGGAGCCCGAGGCAGGTGTCGCAGTGGCACCGGGTCGGGAACCGCGGGGGGGTGTGGGGTGATGCGGCCGTGTGTGGGGGCGCCCTCCGTACTTAGAAGCGTGACGGGCTGAGCCAAACTCTTCCTCCGAGGTGGATGCGTACTCGGGCGGCAGGCGTCTCCACCGGTTGCTGCTGGACACTGGGAAGGCGCAAACAGGACGCTTTAGTTTCACTTACGGCAATTTATCGCCCCAAAATAAGACCTCTTTGGCAAGTTAAGAAATAAGTCAGCTGTCAGAGTGTTACGCATCTGCACAACTAGGA is a genomic window of Syngnathus acus chromosome 15, fSynAcu1.2, whole genome shotgun sequence containing:
- the hint1 gene encoding histidine triad nucleotide-binding protein 1, producing the protein MADETAKAQVAQPGGDTIFGKIIRKEIPAKLLYEDDRCVAFPDISPQAPTHILVVPKKPIVQLSKAEDGDAALLGHLLIVAKKCAEQAGLAKGYRIVINDGPDGGQSVYHIHIHVLGGRVMKWPPG